The window aattagaaatCCCCTATCTTCCCTATGCAGTAATTCATAAATTATATAACTTAACTACAATAGCACTGCAAACAGATAGTTTTTTTATATTGCTATTGACAGGATAAACCGGACCGTAATCCTGAAAAGCAACGtaacagaaatccatcaaaaacCTATCAATGCTCACATGCTTTAATTCCACTTCGGAGGCTCTAcagcaagaaaatgaatttagatgttaaaaatctttaatgaagGGATGTATGAAAATTTTTACAATCAACAGCAAAACCTGCCAATGACTCAATGTCTATCAGGAATGTGTTTGTGCAAATCACAATTTACCAATTATGAAagcttgatattttatttttattatttttttttttaatttttttttttatttatttatgatagtcacagagagagagagagagaggcagagacacaggcggagggagaagcaggctccatgcaccgggagcctgacgtgggattcgatcccgggtctccaggatcgcgccctgggccaaaggcaggcgccaaaccgctgcgccacccagggatcccgaaagcttgatattttaagtaaaaatttatacTGTTtgttaagtcaaaaaaaaaaaaaaaaggcaagttatAAAGTCCTATGTTCACAACTAAGTGAAAAACTGGAATTAgaaaccacacatacacacacaagtcggcttaataaaaatttcaggaaggTTAGACCTCAGAttgttccttttttatacttttttatctCCCAAAATGagcatgttatttttataataggaGTAAAAAGGACACATTTAGAagtttagaacttaaaaaaattttttaaacaaataatcagTGTAAGGGTCTcctctggttggctcagttaagcccccaactcttgatttcagctcaggtcctgatttcatggccgtgggatagagccccacatcaggctccacactgggcatgcagcctgcttaggattctctttgcccctccctgcaaATATTTGATTTTCCATCAAATATTAACTGCCAAAGTTACCACTGCCATTTTATTGCTAGGAACATGCTGTTCCTCTTGGTCTTTTCACCATTTAAAACAATCCAAAGGATTTAAGTAGAGAAAATTAGACAGAGACCCTGAGGTAGGAATGAGCAAATAGTTCAAAGCAGTGGGTTCAGGCCGCCTGAACCTGGAAGCAATTAGAAGTCTTTCTACCCAAACTCCAGCCTGGGCTTCTGGAGCAAAAGGGCGACATGGTGAGTACCAGACTCCTCTACTGCCCACTCTAGACCCTACCGCGAGGTGGCACTCACTACCGTTGGATCCTGGGTATGTGGTCCCGTAATATCAAGGACTCAAAGATGGAAGGAAGCTGGCCAGAGAGGCATGGAAGAAAGCTGTGAGTGAGTGCCTACCTCCTGGACACGGATTCCGTGTTATGCTGCCTCAGACCACTGGAGTGGATAGagtcatgacttttttttttttttaagagtcatgACTTTTTATAGTCTTTTCTAGTTTTACtgaaaaaacttttctttttttttttttttttcttttaattttttaaatttatttatgatagtcacagagagagagagagagaggcagagacataggcagagggagaagcaggctccatgcaccgggagcctgatgtgggattcgatcccgggtctccaggatcgcgccctgggccaaaggcaggcgccaaaccactgcgccacccagggatccctgaaaaaacTTTTCTATTGCctctgaggaaaaacaaaaatctacagaCACTTTAGATACTAACAATTAAAAATTCACAGTTTACACATactttcatacaaaaaaaaaaagacctaaaactattacttttcatctcttcattcttgttttattccTTTGGTATTGGTTTTTGGCTACTTCAAACTCCCACCACTTAATATGGAATTCAATCTCTTcaccagggacatctgggtggctcaggtcatgatccctgggtccagggagcgagtctcacattgggctccctgcgtggaacctgcttctccctctctgcctgtgtctctgcctctgtctctaataagtaaataaaatctttgggaaaaaaagaaagtttcaaaaaaaaaaaaatctactactATATGTATACTATAGCCCAAGACTAAAATATAACTGCCAGAGCAGAAAACTTATTAATGTAACAAACCTTATTAAGTATATTAACATAAAACAGTACCATCATTGTGACGCAAATGCCattataaaattctatttgaaaaaaaaaacaccagttcCTAATAACATGTCACTAATTCAATATGAAGTATTTCCTTAAGTCTGTGTAGACAAAAACCATTTATTAGATTATTACAAATATTGTTAGCAAAAGCGCATACAGACCTGTTAATAAAGCAATTTATCCCATGCTTAAGAATACGTTCaactttctccttcattttttccttttcggCATGTTCTATTTCAGCAACCTTTGCTGTAGAATCAACTCTTACTCTGGAACCAAATATCTAAGACAAAGAAAAGCATAAACAGTAGGATCACTTTCTTTACTTTTAAGAGTCCCacagcaaaaacatttttatgtaaatacacTAAAACGACATATGTGAATACATTCATATATGTCTAGGTATTTTTAGCCAACTCATTTTGAGCCTGAGTTTATAAAGCAGCTAATAATTAGAATTCCAAGAAACATAGTGAACGTACCTTTATTTTGTCTGTATCCATACCAGTATTTGCAATGAGAATTTTAGCATTTTCAATTCGTTTTGGTTGATTTACTCCAATTTTTTTATCCAACAGAAAGCCTACAATAGAGTGTTGTAATACTTCAAAAATATGTTGATAAATCTTTATGTCTGCTTTATTAAATTACTCTTTCAAAGAACACATTTAAGCCCAATTCCCAAACTCCTAGAACCTATAAAGCTTTTCACTAAAGCAAGTGATCATAAAAATCAATTTAGCAGGTAGAAATCTTAAGGGCACAGcacaaatattaagaataaacaTAGTATTTTGAAACTTGTTTCACATGTAACAAAATATGCAGTTGTGGATTGTAATATAAAGCTACTAAGTCCACTTTCATTAGCTTAAAAccaacccaaaagaaaaatggtgaAGATTCAGGAAAACAAGGTATTGCTAGAGATtactaaactttttaaagaactgaggctggtgataaaatttaaaaaaagaaaagaaaaaaatgcatgtacaATGGAGTCAGACAAACCTAGCCCCAATCATGTCCATGCTGCTTACAGGCTCTATGTGTGCAACCTTGGACAAATTAACCTTAGCTATTCATGTGTAAAACAAGAGTTATCACCACTGGCAAAGATTCTAGTCTCCAGTCTATGGGCCTGTGATTTGGAATTCTCTTTCCAGGCTTCCTTTAGATGCACACATAACTTTCACCTTTTTAAGCCATTACCATCTTGAGTTTTCTGCTCTATTCAGATGAACCTAATTCTCAATCACTGGAATCGATACCATGAGGAATAAACGACATTTTAAGCAAAATTTGTATTAGAATACTTGTACAGAACACTCAAAAATGGTAGCTATCCTGTTTTCATTACCTTTCCTCACCCTTAGCCCCTATTAAAAATGCTACACAGCCCTTGCATATAAATTCAACAAGAGTATTTTCAGAATTGTTACTCCCTTGAAATAGAGACAAATAACATACAGTAAGATTTGGAGACAAATCACTGGTAAAGCTGTTTCTCCTCTATAGAAGAGAATGCTTACACATTTGGTAAATTATATACAACATAAAGATGTTTcggggtagggggatggggtagctgggtgatgggcattgagcaAGGCACGTGATACGATAGGCGCTACAtgtcatatgcaactgataaattattgaacactgcaAATGAAACTAATGGTGTACTACATtagctaactgaatttaaattaaaggaattttgaaaaattcatacTCTAAGAACAAAATATGTTATTACTAAGGAAATTGTAGTTGCTaaaacatttattactttttaagaaaacaagaaCTAAAACTTCAATACCTACCAGCTAAATGATACGACTTACACAAACTTCCTGGAAAAAGTGCCATTTCAGGATAGCTTTTATTAAAACTGTAATTTCTTTACTAGAGACTGCAAGAACTTCAAGGTATAAAGTGAAACCTTTGAGATTATCAAAGAAATGCTGGCATGGTGTGAAATGAAGCACACAGTTAAGTATGAGAAGtggattaaaaagacaaaaacagttgCAATATGATTTGTACCCTTCAAGACTTTTCTGGCTTTGTAAAGTGTCACTAGTCCGAACAAGCTAAAAAGATTCACTATTTATCCTTCAACACCTGACGAAAGCCTGTTTTCCCATATTCAACACACACATACCTTCATCTAAATAGGAATCTGCCAGACTTCCTCCTAGCTTCTTGATGACATGAATTGCCTCCAGATTACCAGAGCCTTTCAGTCTGAGAACAGCTTCTACGGCTAACTGAGTAAAGTGGTCTTTGTGATGAGTAAGAAGTTTTGAGGACAATGTTGTTCCCGCAATGTTCATTAAATCTTGACGGAATTTAACTTCgtcagaactaaaagaaaaaaaaaagaaaaaagactcatgCCTGTTTCTAAAATGCTTCTCCAAAGATATcagtcctatttttcttttcaaaattcatcCAAATACTTGTCAAAAGATAATTTCACCTCAGTCAGGGCTCTAAGCTTTGGCAAAGAATTAAAGTTCACCAGCAATCAAGAAACGCACAATTAAAGGATACTACACCTTCCCCACCAATCTGGCAGCACACCAAAATAGAAACACAAGCAGACAAAATAATACCAAATGCTTCAAGAACATGGATAAATGAGTATTGCTATACAGATGCTATACAGATTATCGAGAGtgaaaaataaaggttttctagagaattatttgtaaataaaaatgtcttaaaatacacatatacatttggACCCAACAATTACACTTCCTGAAACATTTTTCTGGTTAAGAGGTTTGTCACAACTGTTATCGTAAAtcttaaatttatcaaaatacagATCTCCAACTCTAGATAGATAAATTACACTATAATCAAATGTTTACCtgttaaaatattgaagaaaatattaacattcaGAAATATGCTTATTATTCAATTAAGTTAGAAGCTAAAAAACCCTCTACACAATgactctgtgttttgttttttgtgaatTTACATTCTGGAGTGTAATGTGGGGATGTTTTGTTATTGGGACAGGATGAGACAACAGGGTCATGTTTCTGTATGCTCTTCACTATTCTCCAAACTTCCTGCATCAAgcatcattttgaaaaaaatgttaaaactttaaaacagtattattttGGTATACTGACCCATGATCAACTGCAGAATTCAACAGAGCCTGTCTTGCTGCCTTTGTGGCTTCTCTCCAACCCGCAATGATGGTCTGTGGGTGAATCTTTTTTGCAATCAAAGTTTCTGCTTCCTGTTAATAAACAGTGGAAAACATTCAAtagaaaacacacagaaagaacTCAACTACTTCTGATACAAGAgcaaaaaacagtaaaatgaggTTAAAGTTGCTCAGATACCCTTACCCTTAGTAATTCTGCTGCTAGCACAGTAACAGAGGTAGTACCATCACCAACTTCATCATCTTGAACCCTTGACATATCTAAAAGTAAGAAACTAGTTCGTAACTCatttatatttgatataaatGCATTCTGAATTACTTCTCCATAGCTTACCTAATTCTCCAAACATATTGACTACTAACCTCAATCTCACTTATCTAGGTTTCCTCACTGGACAAACCCTTTAGAGATTCTCAGCctagaaatgttttattattaattgcaTGGCACTTCAGAAAATTTTAGTTTACTAATGGTAGTAATTAAAAATTGGACATCAATTAACTGAAAGTAGTCAATAAAGCCTAGTTAAAAATCATTtcaggggcgcccaggtggctcagcggtttagcacctgccttcggctcagggcgtgatccggggatcctgggatcgagtcccatatccggctccgtgcatggagcctgcttctccctctgcctctctccctgtctctcatgagtaaataaataaaatcttttaaaaaataaatttaaaaaaatgtgttttaaaaatggtaaaaaaactTTATCACTTTCAGACTTACCAACTAAAACTTTAGCTGCTGGATTGTCCACACCGATGTTTTTTAGAATAGTTGCACCATCATTAGTTACCATAAGGGAAGCATCTCGTCCACTGCTTAGCAGAATTTTATCCTAAAAGGAACAGATTTGATTCAAGTTAAGATACAAACACATCTGGAAGAATGTACGAGTCAATCAGTACTCTCATATTCTGCTAACGTGTAAATACTCTGGATGGCAATTTGGCAAAAATCCAAATTTTTCAAGTGCATACACTCTGTAAGCAAACCCTGGTGTTTGTCCCCAAAAACACTCAAACAAGGAGACATTAACCAGGTTGTTTCAGCACCGCAATAGCAAAAACAATGGAAACAAACTAAGTGTCCCTCAATGTggtttaataaatagaaaatacagattatCTATACTAAAAAGGATTTTCTTAAAACCTACagaaaaggggcagccccggtggctcagcagctgagcgccaccttcagcctagaacctgatcctggagacctgggattgagtcccacgttgggctccctgcgtgggggctgcttctccctctgcctgtgtctctgcctctctctctctctcatgaataaatattttttttaaaaaacctacagAAAAAGTACACAAAGTAGTATCTTTAAAGAATACATGTAACAAAACACATAATAGGTACCTAAATCTATTGGGAATATTTACATCCAGATAGAAGAATGGTTGTCACTGGAGAAGGGACTGAAGATGGTGGTCTAAGGGGCTTTAGTTGTATCAGTACTGTTCTAATTTTTAGGAAAGAGAACCTATCCATGTCTTAAcatatataaaagttaattttgaagtttaaaaagcatccccagagggatgcctgggtagctcagaggctaagcatctgcctttagctcaaggcatgatcctgaagtcctgggatcaagtcccacatgaggctccctgcatggagcctgcttctccctctgcctgtgtctctgcctctctaatgaataaataaaatcctaaaaaaaaaaaaaaaaaaaaatccccagagaGGGAGTTCTTAACTAGATTTCCAACAATGCGTCTCAAGCAGCATTGAACCATACGGATTCCTTGTTGTCCTTACCATGCCCTTAGGTCCTAGGGTGCTCTTCACCAAGTCTCCAATAGCAATGGCACCAATAAAAGACGACtggagtaatttaaaaaaaaagaaaaaaaagagagaaattaaaagtaaaaatcaatcTTACAGTCTGAAAATTCCTAAAGTGCAACAGCAAGGCTTTTAGAGAATGGGAGAAGGCGGCTTACCAGCCGAGCCGTCTCCGCTCTCTCTTCATCAGCTCCAGCTTTGAAGATGTTCACAGGTGCGAGGGAAAGCGACgcctgaaagaagaagaaaaaaaaaatcaacaatcagCTTGAATACCAATATTTAACGTGTATATACAGTGACGCATTCCTGCTAGAAATACGTGTAGGCATTTAAGAGGAGGTCAGTTCACGGCACTTCTCCCAGCAAATGATGTTGTGCATCACCCAGGGGCGGAGGTCTGCGGAAGTGGGGACGCGGGGCTGCAAAGCTGTGTGAACGAGGGAATCTGCGGGCGCTCCCTCTCCGGGTAAACATCACAGCGCGGAGGAGGGCTGTGCAGGCTGAACACGGGGCAGCCCTAGCACCACCTGAGGCCCgggccgtgaccctggggtcgagtcccgcgtcgggctctccgcgtggagcctgcttctccatccgcctgtgtctctgctttaatcaataaataaaatctttttttttaaaaaaggcttgggggggatccctgggtggcgcagcggtttggcgcctgcctttggcccagtgcgcgatcctggagacccgggatcgaatcccacatcgggctcccggtgcatggagcctgcttctccctctgcctctctctctctctgactatcataaataaataaaaaaaaaaataaaaaaaaataaaaaaaggcttggggatccctgggtggctcagcggtttggcgcctgccttgagcccagggcgtgaccccggggtcacgggatcgaggcccaggtcgggctcctgcgtggagcctgcttctccgcccctctctgtgtgtatcatgaataaataaataaatctttaaaaaaaaaaaaaaaggattaaggtGGCTTTGAGGCCGAGGTAGGCAGGGGCCTCCATCTGCGCCCGCGGTtccacgccccgccccgccccggaggGCGGGGCCTGCCGCGCCAGCCCGCCCCGGGCACTAGAAGCTTCTCCGCGCGGGCTGAGCCCGGGGCGTTGGAACCTGGGAGCAGCCGAGCCCGCCCGAGACGCGGCACCGAGGCCCGCACCGCCACCCCCCGCGCCGGGAGCGACGGAGGGCTCGGCCGGCGGCCCGCGCCATGCGCGGCGGGCGGCCTCGCGGGACGGACACGAGGAGCCTGCGGCGACGGGAGGGCGGACgcgaggggcggcggggggcggggggcggcggcggcggcggggcttGGGCAGGGCCGCGGGGCCAGACTCACCATGGTTCCGCGGCTTCGGCACACGCGCTCGCCCCTCAAGGCTCACGCCTGGGACCGGAGGGAAGAGAAGCCGGAAATGACGGCACACGCTCAACCGCAGGGGGCGGGCCCGGCCGGCGCGCGCCGCTGCCGCCTGGCGCCGCCCTCTGGGCCAGGGCGGGGGAGCCGTCGGGAGAGGAGGACGGCGTCGGAAACGTAGCACGTCAcaccgggagggggcggggcttcgGCTCACGGTCCGTCCCCTGCGGCACCGCCCACTAGGGGCGGGGCCGACGTCAGGGGTGGAGCCCTCGGCAAACAAAGGGGACGCCGAGCCTCACGTTGCCATAGCAACGGAGCTttccgcccctccccccaatttcatctttaaaaatttgcctTAAAAATATCACAGATGCACAGCTTTTCGAGCGTTAGAGACTAACAACGAAAAAATAATTCCCCAGAAGCAACCACATTCAGCTTGTGCAAGCTGTGCAGTTTGacaggtgttttatttttttggggggggttaccttatattactgaatatttttattgctgttttaattttaattgttatttattgaGTGACGAGGAAGACttatactccttttttttccaagtacaattttttaataaagataattacaaaagatggaaaaatcaGCTCAGAAAGGCCAATTACTTCTTTAATAGGTCAGTTTTTGACATAATAACtcacatcaattttttttttttttttttactcacatCAATTTTAAATACTATCACATAAAGCATATTGGAGAAAAGAGATTTTGCTTCATAATTAGAAAACTCACAATAAAACttgccaagaaaaacaaaaacaaagccattttgaaaataaatacagcCCATGCCAAAGTAGTATAAAATGAAGCCGGAAgtcttccaaaagaaaaaatttttcttcCCAACATTTTCTCACTTGCTTATGGTTTCTGAACGTACGCtccttttattgcattttaaaaagcggTTTTTAATGGGACATTGTTTAGGACACAGTCTTGTGAAGGCTGGTGGAGATCTGTGCCCGGCTTGCTCATTTTCAGGGCTTACATTTTGCTCCTTTTCTCCCCTCCACTACTAGAGACGACTAATAAACTCTTACATGATGTGTTGGTACAGACAAAGGTCGATCCcatatatttcagttttattattaaaaacaaaactttcaaaaaataaaaataaaaaccaaaattttcaaaaaaataaattaaaataaaagacaaaattttctatttgaaGTTAGCCGGCCAGGATGCTTGCAGTAAAatgtttgtgctttaaaaaaatctattagttGTCTTttaccaactgatgaatggatcaCTTAGCAAGTGCTTGGACTTACCTGCAGTTGCTAACACTGGTGGgtgtttcccatttttaattgtttttaactCTGGAGATaaactttaagaatagtttacgTCTGGGATTGACGGGCTCTGGGGAGGAAACCAAATCCGACCTGCCACCTGATTTTTTACGGCTGGAGAGTTAAGAAtgggttttttcatttttaaatgatggaggaaagaaagaagactatTTCGTGGCATGCTGATATCATATGAAATTTGTATTGTGGTGTCCATAAAGCTTGGTTGGAACATAAGCATACCCATTttgtttaatatacatatttttaaagttttggggtttttacctttttgttgttgtttttttagtaatcttgcacccagtgtggggctagaactcatgaccctgacatcagtAGTCACATGCTTttgcaactgagccagccagctgtcCCTACCCATTCATTTTTATGCTGTGCAGTGTGACCCAGAATTATACAGTGGCAGAGTGGCTGTGACACACTGTCTAGCCCAAAAGCCTAAAATAGTTATTATCTGATCCTTTACAGGAAAAATTTGCTGACCATGCTTTACATTATTCTCAAGGTCCACCATGAAAAGGGGTCTTCAGATTGgacataaattattttacttctaccaacagttttttttttttaaacgtgcTCTTCTTGCAGGAAATGCACTTGAATGGGCAGATCCCAAGTCTGGGATGAGAAGAATCTCAATGAGAAGCTGAGAGGCCTGCACAATAttaaaaaggtcttttttttaaattttatttatttattcatatgagagacacagagagagggagggggaggcagagacacaggcagagggagaagcaggctccatgcagggagtctgacatgggactcgatcccgggcctccaggatcaggccctgtactgaaggtggcgctaaaccactgagccacctgggccgccccaAAGGGTCTGTTTTTATGGTGAGCCAAATCACTTACCTGAACATTATTAGGTCCTCTGGCAGGCCTGAGACTTCCTTTGGCCTGAGACTGGGTGATGGAGACAGCAATCAATGCCCCCTCCCTTCTGGGCTTTAGAGAAGTTGGGGGGGGAGATTGTCAGGGGCCTTTGGATGGGGGACTGAGAGGCAGGCCTTGCCACCTGTGGAGCTAAGCCAGGGACAACCAGGAGGGGACCACCTATCTGGGGACTCTCAGCAATTTGTCCTTTCCTCTTTGCATGTGTTTTTGactcttcctcctttcctaccTCCTACAAGGGTAGGAAACCCTTGTACCCCAGGGGTTAAATGCTCAGCTTCTGGATCCAGGCTGCATGGGTTTGGATTTCAGCTCTTCTAGTTGACTAGTTTTCTAACTTTGGATGTGTTCCATAGGTCTGCCCACCCTGATCCATAGCAATGGGAGAAATAACAatttgttgctttaagccactctGTTTTAGGGTGGTTTGTTGCACTGGATAACTAACCTAAATACTCTTTCAACAATGCCTTTGAAGAGGCATTTATCCAGTTTGCTTCCATTTTTGTAAGAGCCTGAATCAGTCTCCCTGCTTCATTAAAACATCACATCCTCCAGTGTTCCTCATGTTGATGTCAGAGCAATCTATTGTTTCTCCATTGTTTAAAATCCTCCGAAttctcagagaaaacaaaaattcttcaGTGTTCTACACATATGTAccctcatttcttcctccttttatttaaaatattttatttatttattcatgagagacacagagagaggcagagacagaggcagagggagaagcaggctccctgcggggaacctgaggcaggactcgagcccaggaccccgggatcatgccctgagctgaaggcagacactcaatcaccaagccacccaggtaccctcttCCCCCTTTTCTGTCCCCTACCCTGCCTTTGCAGTCTCTGCTCCAGTCATATGGAACCCCTTGCCACCACTGGACAATCATGGTCTATGTATAGTTATTTACAACTGTGCCTTGAACTTTACTCCTTCTCCCTAAGACAACCTTTCCTCTGAACGTCCTCTAAATCTATGAAGACTCTCATGAAACACCTTAGGGATTACCTCTAGGCTTTTCTCGAAAATCTTACTTAGACTGAGTTTGACGCCCTTCCTTTTTGTGTGCctttatattattatgttattacGAATTGGAGTAACAATTTTTTCAATTCTCCTACAGTATATAGCTTAGTACCATTCTAGAGGTATCAGAAGAATTTATTACATACAGTTTGTCTCAGGGCTTAGTTctttggagggaggggcagggaagaaggGCACTGCCCCCATTAGAAGAGCTAAACTACCAATCCTTTTGAGCACAAGGATTGCCATCTTTATTAGGAGCAGAGAGCCTCGTTGGTGCTCATTcgttaaataagaaaaaaatgtgaagagcTGTCTTCAAAGgaaccaaaagaaaaacacagaaataatccAAAGAAGTTTTTACTTTCTGAAACCAAATGCTCAAATTTCCCAAGGTGATGTCCCTGCCACATCTTCACCGATTTATGGGTCCATGGTTGTCTAGTATATAGTAAAGCAGCCAGGTACAGGTGGATTTGTCTACCCCTTCGTTGTCTAAGTGATCTCCATCTTGAGCTGTATCTACTAAATAGGCTTTGTACTGTCACACTGTGATTTAAAAACAGGTCTGGAGTCCCAAAGCTGAGAACTGCTAGGATGACTGCATAGATAAAGCCGTGAAGAGTCTGTCAACTACTTATAGTTTCCTTTCACTTTGATGACACATGATCCTTAGCCCACCATATGATCACTTGA of the Vulpes lagopus strain Blue_001 chromosome 5, ASM1834538v1, whole genome shotgun sequence genome contains:
- the CCT2 gene encoding T-complex protein 1 subunit beta, with product MASLSLAPVNIFKAGADEERAETARLSSFIGAIAIGDLVKSTLGPKGMDKILLSSGRDASLMVTNDGATILKNIGVDNPAAKVLVDMSRVQDDEVGDGTTSVTVLAAELLREAETLIAKKIHPQTIIAGWREATKAARQALLNSAVDHGSDEVKFRQDLMNIAGTTLSSKLLTHHKDHFTQLAVEAVLRLKGSGNLEAIHVIKKLGGSLADSYLDEGFLLDKKIGVNQPKRIENAKILIANTGMDTDKIKIFGSRVRVDSTAKVAEIEHAEKEKMKEKVERILKHGINCFINRQLIYNYPEQLFGAAGVMAIEHADFAGVERLALVTGGEIASTFDHPELVKLGSCKLIEEVMIGEDKLIHFSGVALGEACTIVLRGATQQILDEAERSLHDALCVLAQTVKDSRTVYGGGCSEMLMAHAVTQLASRTPGKEAVAMESYAKALRMLPTIIADNAGYDSADLVAQLRAAHSEGNTTAGLDMKEGTIGDMAVLGITESFQVKRQVLLSAAEAAEVILRVDNIIKAAPRKRVPDHHPC